TGCACCCACGCGCTGGAGATGTCGGCGATCCTGCTGGACCTGCGGCCCGGCGACGAGGTGATCATGCCGTCCTTCACGTTCATGTCGACGGCCAACGCCTTCGCGCTGCGCGGCGCCGTGCCGGTGTTCGTCGACTGCCGCCCGGACACGCTGAACCTCGACGAGCGCCTGGTCGAGGCGGCGATCACCGACCGCACCCGGGCCATCGTCGTGGTCCACTACGCGGGGGTCGCCTGCGCGATGGACGCGATCGGCGAGCTCGCCCACCGGTACGGCGTGGCCGTGGTCGAGGACAACGCCCACGGACTGGGCGGCCGCTACGGTGACCGTCCGCTCGGGTCCTTCGGCTGCCTGGCGACCCAGAGCTTCCACGAGACGAAGAACATCCAGTGCGGGGAGGCGGGCGCGCTGCTCGTGAACGACCCCGCCCTGGTCGAGCGGGCCGAGGTCGTCCGGGAGAAGGGCACCGACCGGAGCCGGTTCTTCCGGGGCCAGGTGGACAAATATCGGTGGATCGACATCGGGTCGAGCTACCTGCCCTCCGACGTGCTCGCGGCCCAGCTCACCGCCCAGCTCGAATCGTTCGGCCGGATCCAGGAGCGCCGCCACGCGGTGTGGGCGGCCTACCACGACCGGCTGGCGGACTGGGCCACCGCGGGCGGCATCGCCCAGCCGGCCGTGCCGGACGGCTGCGCGCACCCGGCGCACCTGTACTACCTGCTGCTGCCCGACCTGGACAACCGCCAGGCCTTCATCGGCCACCTCGCGCGGCGAGGAGTGCAGGCGGCCTTCCACTACCAGCCGCTCCACTCCTCCCCCGCCGGGATCCGGTACGGGCGGACCGCGCCCGGCGGATGCCCGGTGACGGAGCAGGTCGCAGACCGTCTCGTGCGGCTGCCGCTCTTCGCCGACCTGGACGAGGCCGGCCTGACCCAGGTGATCGACGCGGTCCGATCCTACGAGGTGAACTGATGGCCTGGCACGACGTGATGGAGGCGCCGGCGCTGCGCGCCCAGCCCTCCCCTCTCGAATCGGCGCGGTTCGGCCGCTCGGTGGAGCGGCTGACCGTGTCCGCCGGCGCCGGGGCGTCGTTCGACGCGGTCCGCGAGGCGGTGCTCGGGTCGGCGGCGGAGGTCGTCGTGCTGCGGTACCCGGCCGAACGGATCGACTGGTTCGCCGGGCTGACCGGGCTGGGCCGGACGGCCCTCTTCGCGGACTCGCTGGTCTACTGGCGGCTGCCCGCCGGGCGGGGCCGGGCGCCCGATCCCTCCCCCGGCCTGGTGCCCGCGCCGACGGCCGACACCGCCGCGGTGGAGCGGCTGGTGGCCGACATCTTCGCCGCGTACGGCAGCCACTACCTGGCCAACCCCCTGTTCGACGCCGACGCGGCCCTCGCCGGCTACCAGGAGTGGGCACTGCGGTCGGCGGCCGAGGGCAGGTGCCTGACGCTCCGGGACGGTGGTCCGGGCGGCTCCCGCCTCCTCGCCCTGGCCACGCTGGAGGAGGCCGCCACCCGCACGGAGATCCTGCTCGCGGGCGTGGTGTCCGACTGCCAGGGCCGCGGCCTGTACGCCCACCTGCTGAAGGCGGTCGAGGACCGGACGCTGGCCCGCGGCGCCACGGAGGTGGTCATCTCCACCCAGGGGCACAACACCCGCGTGCAGCGGGCTTGGGCGCGCTACGGCTTCGAGCCGGTGCAGACGCTCCTCACGGCTCACCTGGTCCGGAGCTCGCTCCTGCCTGAACGGGAATGACCGGGCCGTCCGGGCAGGGGTCCGTCCCGAGGGACGGACCCACCCGGTCGCGGACGACGTACGTCGGCCGGCCCATGCCGCTGCCGTGGATGCGGCCGACGTACTCGCCGAGCACGCCGATGGCGATGAGCTGCGCCGAGGAGAAGAGCGCCACCATCGAGGCGATCGTGGTGAACCCGGCCACCGTGGTGTCGCCTGTGGCGAAGCGCCACAGGACCCCGGCGCCCAGCAGCAGGCCGACGACGCCGGCCAGGAATCCGAGGTAGCTGGCCGCCCGCAGCGGGGCCGTGCTGTAGCCGACGAGCATGTTGACGGCGTGCCGGATCAGCTTGCGCGCCGTGTAGTTGGACCGTCCGTGTTCGCGCTGGTTCATGTGCACGCGGACGGAGCCCACCCGCGCCGTGGCCCACGACAGCGCCACGTCGATCGACGCGTGGGGCCCGGACAGCCCCTCGAATCCGTCGCGCAGCCGGGTGCGGAAGGCGCGGAAGGCGCTGATGTCCTGGGCGGCCCGGACGCCGAGGGCCCCCGCCATGCCGGCCTTCACCGAACGGGAGGCCAGGCTCCGGAGGAAGCCGTGCTCCTCCTCGTCCGACACCCCGTACACCAGGTCGAGCCGGTCCCCTTCGAGCGCCGCCAACAGGCGGGGTATCTGCTCGGGTGGATGCTGCAGGTCGTCGTCCAGCGTGACGACGACGTCGTGGGCCGCCTCCCGGATGCCGGCGACCAGCGCGTTGTGCTGCCCGTAGTTGCGGGAGAGGTGGAGGGCTCGCACGGCCTCGATCCCCCGGGCCAGCCGGGCGGCCGTCTCCCACGTGTCGTCCGGGCTGCCGTCGACCACCAGCAGGATCTCGTGGCGGACGTTCGCCTGACGCAACGTCGAGACGATCCTGCTCACCAGCGTGGGCAGGGTGCGCGCGGACCGGTAACAGGGAATTACCACCGACACCGACATCGATCCCCCGATCATCCAGTGTTCACCGGTTACACTCATGCAGCCCCCACCACGCGATCAGATGCGGAGTGCGGGCCACATGGTCGATCTGAAAAGCCGGACCAAGCGCGGCGAAGAAACGTCATTCGGATGGCGGGCCCTGATCGCGGCTCTTGGTGCACACCGCATCACATATCTGCTGGCCGGCGCCATGACGGCAGTGGTCTATTACGTTCTCCTTGGCCTAGCATTGCTTGCCGCGGAGCATTCGGCTCCCTATCTTGTGCTGGTCGTGGCCAGCCACTTCGTCACCGTGGTCCTCGTCTATCCGGTGTACCGCATCGTGGTGTTCCGCGTCTCGGGCGAGTCGTGGCTGAGCGGATATCTGCGCTTCTACGCGGTCGGGCTGAGCTTCCTCGGGGCCTCGCTCGTCGGGCTGCCGATCCTGGTGGAGATCGCAGGGATGCCCCTGATGCTCGCACAGGGTGTGATCATTCTCGCGAGCCCGTCGCTGAGCTACCTGATACACCGCACCTGGACGTTCCGCGACCGCCGGAACGTCTAGTCTCGGCAACGTCCCGGGAGTGCTTGGACAAGCCCGCCCGGCCACCGGCCGGGCCCTGCGCACCCTGCATAAACTCCTGCGAGCAGGCGGCCCGCTGTGGCCACGTCCGCTTCGCGGAAGGAGCAGGACCTCATGAAGGCACTCGTACTGGCGGGTGGCAAGGGGACGAGGCTACGCCCGCTCACCCACACCTCGGCCAAGCAGCTCGTCCCCGTGGCGAACAAGCCGGTGCTCTACTACGGCCTCGAAGCGCTGCGCGACGCCGGCATCACCAGCGTGGGGATCATCACCGGCGACACCGGCCAGGAGGTGCGCGAGGCCGTGGGTGACGGTTCGCGGTTCGGCCTGGAGGTCGAGTACATCCCCCAGGAGGCTCCGCTGGGCCTGGCCCACTGCGTCCTCATCGCCAGGGAGTTCCTCGGCGACGAGCCGTTCGTCATGTACCTGGGCGACAACTTCCTGGTCGGCGGGATCCGCGATCTGGTGGAGTCGTACCAGGCGGCCGGTCACGACGCGCAGATCCTGCTCACCCGGGTGGCCGAGCCGCAGTTCTACGGCGTCGCCGAGCTGGGACCGTCCGGTGAGATCGTCGGCCTGGAGGAGAAGCCGGAGCACCCGCGCAGCGACCTGGCGATCGTCGGGGTCTACATCTTCTCCCCCGCGATCCACGAGGCCGTCCGGGCGATCAGCCCGTCGGCGCGGGGCGAGCTGGAGATCACGGACGCCATCGGCTGGCTCATCGAGCGGGGTCATCATGTCCACTCCCACCTCGTCAGCGGCTACTGGAAGGACACCGGCCGGCTGCAGGACATGCTGGAGTGCAACCGCATCGTCCTCGAGCAGGTGGAACCGGAGGTTCACGGCACCGTCGACGGCCTGAGCGAGATCACCGGCCGGGTCGTCGTCGAGCGCGGCGCGGTGGTGGAGAACTCCGTGCTGCGCGGACCCATCGTGGTCGGCGCCAACGCCAAGATCGTGTCCTCCTACATCGGCCCGTTCACCTCGATCGGGCCCGACTGCGTGGTGGCGGACGCCGAGATCGAGTACTCCATCGTGCTCGACGGGTCGTCCGTGGTCGGCGTCTCGCGTATCGGGCACTCGCTCATCGGGCGCAACGTGGAGGTGAGCGGCACCACCGGCGCGCCGAACACCCACCAGCTCATGGTCGGCGACCACAGCAAGATCAAGGTGCAGGCATGAAGATCCTCGTCACCGGCGGCGCCGGGTTCATCGGTTCCCACTACGTGCGATCCCTGCTGCTCGGGGCGTACCCGGGCTACGAGGACGCGAGCGTCACCGTGCTGGACAAGCTGACCTACGCCGGCAACCTCGCGAACCTGGCGCCCGTGGCGGGGCATCCCCGCTACACGTTCCGCCGGGGCGACATCACCGACGCCGCGCTGCTGTCGGAGCTTGTCCCGCGGTTCGACGTGGTGGTGAACTTCGCGGCCGAGACGCACGTCGACCGGTCGATCACGGGCGCCGGCGACTTCGTGACGACCAACGTGCTGGGCGCCCAGCGGCTGCTCCAGGCGGCGCTCGACGCGGGCACCGGCACGGTGGTCCACGTCTCCACCGACGAGGTGTACGGGTCGATCGCGGAGGGGTCCTGGACCGAGGAGGAGCCGCTGCTCCCCAACTCGCCGTACTCCGCGGCCAAGGCGGGGGCCGACCTGCTCTGCCGGGCCTACCACCGCACGTACGGCCTGGACGTGCGCGTGACGCGCTGCTCCAACAACTACGGCCCCCACCAGTACCCGGAGAAGCTGATCCCGCTCTTCGTCACCAACCTCATCGACCGGCGGCCGGTCCCGCTCTACGGCGACGGGCGCAACGTGCGCGACTGGCTGCACGTCGACGACCACTGCCGCGGCGTCCAGCTCGTCCTGGACAAGGGCTCGCCGGGAGAGGTCTACAACATCGGCGGCGGCACCGAGCTGACCAACCGGGAGCTGACCGGCATGCTGCTGGAGGCGTTCGGCCTGGGCTGGGACATGGTCCGGCAGGTGCCCGACCGGCTCGGGCACGACCTGCGCTACTCCGTCGACTGCGGCAAGCTGCGAGGTCTCGGCTACGAGCCGCGTACCGGCTTCGAGCGGGGCCTGGCCGAGGTGATCCGCTGGTACGCCGACAACGAGCCCTGGTGGCGCCCGCTCAAGGAGCGCTCCGCCTGACGCGGCGGCCGGGGGCGCGGGGGTCGGGGCGCGGGGGTCGGGGCGCGGGGGGAGAGTGCCCGTTCCTCAGGCGGTGAGCACGATCTGGAACACCGTCTCCGACTTGCTGCCGGCGTGGTGCACCGGGTCCTCGTTCTGGAACGTGTCGCCGCCGAGGTAGACGGCGACGATCCGGTGCTGGCCCCGGGCCAGGTTGGACACCACGAACGTGGCATGCCCACTGGCGTCGAGGAAGGTCGCGCCGAGGACGACCGAGCGCCGCTTGAGCAGCACCTCGCCCTGGGGCACGAGCGTGCCGGTCACCGGCTGGACCGTGGCCGTGAAGGTGACGGGCTGACCCACCACCGACGGGTTCGGCTGCGAGGTCAGCGTGGTGATGGTCGGCGGTTCGTCGGGCAGGCCGATCCGGGTGAACACCGAGGTGTTCTCCGTGCCGGTGATGGTGACGCTGTGGACGAAGGCGAAGACCCGGCCGATCACGTTCGCGCCGAAGTCGACGGCCGCCCAGTCGTCGACCAGGAGGGTGCCGCGGAAGGTGGAGTACACGCCGAGGCGGGCGGAGTGGCCGATCTGCCAGAAGACGTTCTCGGTCTTCGCGCCCCGGATCAGGCTGATGTTGCTGACCCTGGCGGTGTTGAGCGTCTCGGCCCGGAAGATGAAGACCGCGTCGGGGTCGCCCTGGGCGTCCAGGGTGAGCGATCCGTCGATGGCGAAGGCCCCGGTCTGGGAGTCGTAGACGCCCGGTCCGCGTGTCGTGCCGCCGAGCTGCTGAGGCAGGCTGCCGGTCGGGACGCGCGAGACGATGTCGTTGTAGGCGTTGACTGCGGCGATCCGGGCGTTGGCGGCGGTCGCGTCGCCGACGTGCCGGTCGCCGTCGACCACGCCGGGCGGGAAGCCGGTGACCAGGCTCCCCGGGCTCACGCCCAGGTCACCGGTGACCCGGGTGTTGTGCGTGTTGTCGACGGACGCTCCGGCGAAGACCGCGAACGGTCGCGCGGCGCCGAGGTCCACCGGCTCCTGCGCGTTCGCGGCGGGTGACAGCGCGACGAGTGTGCTCGCCGCCATGGCCGTCACCACGACCAATGGCCTCCAGGAATGCCGGGCCCTCGCCAGGACGCCGGAAAAGCGGAATTGCAGCATGAGCGTATCCTTGCTAATTCGGACTACTCTGTGCATTTGACAGTACCGGCCGCCGAAGGCATCGGACGGAAATGACATGCGGACACGGCGGACCCGCCGGAGGGAAACGTTATCCGCCCGGCGGGCCCACGTGTCGGATTATGGGCGGAACATGACATCGACCCAGTAGTTCGTCGCCTGGTAGCTGCTCGTCGGGAAGGTGCTCGACGCGCCGTAGCTGTAGACGCCGTTGCCGCCGCTGGCGGAATGCGCCGGGGCGGTGAGCGGGCTGTTGACGTACGCCGAGGTGAAATACGGCCGCGTCGTCGAGTAGGACCCTGATGTCGTGTGATAGGCCGCTATATACGTGGTGTTGGCGGTGATGGTAACGGGTGTCGGGAAATTCACTTCCTGCCAGCCGGTCGCCGTCTCGTGGACGAACGGCGTGCTGGCGAGCAACTCGCCGGTGGCGCTCCACAGGCTCGCCACGTGGGTCCCGGTGTTCAGCGGTCCCTTGAAGAAGCGGATGCCGTACACCTCGCCGCCCGTCGACGCCTCGAACTTCGCCCCGACCGTGATCGGCTGGTTGTCGGGGTTGGAGAGCTCGGCCGGCGTGGCCGCCTTGTTCCACAGGCTGTCCGACGGTTGGAAGACGACGTCGACCCAGTAGTTGGTGGCCTGGTAGGTCTCCGCCGGGAAGGCGTTGGTGGCGCCGTAGGTGTAGACGCCGTTGCCGCCCGCGGCGCCACTCGACGGCGCGGTGAGCGGTCCGTTCGTGACAGGCCCCCCGAAACCCGGCCGGTTGATCGAGTAGCGCCCCGTGTTCGTGTGGTAAGAGGCCACGTAGGTGGTGTTCGCGCTGATCTCGACGGGTGTCGAGAAGATCACCTCCTGCCAGCCGGAGGCGGTCTCGTCGGCGAAGGTGGCGGTGGCCAGCAGGTCGCCGCCGGAGCTCCACAGGCTTCCGACGTGGGTGCCGGTGTTCTGCGGGCTCTTGTAGAACCGGACGCCGGAGATGGTGCCCTTCGCCGCCGACCGGAACTTCACGCCGAGCGTGACCGGCTGGCCGTCGGGCTGGGCCACGACGGCGGGCGTGGCCTGCCGGTTCCACAGGCTGTCCTCGACGAAGTGGGAGACCTCGGGCGAGGTGCTCGGCGCGAAGTGGATCAACGCCTCGTTGTCGAAGGTGTC
This Nonomuraea muscovyensis DNA region includes the following protein-coding sequences:
- a CDS encoding ice-binding family protein → MAASTLVALSPAANAQEPVDLGAARPFAVFAGASVDNTHNTRVTGDLGVSPGSLVTGFPPGVVDGDRHVGDATAANARIAAVNAYNDIVSRVPTGSLPQQLGGTTRGPGVYDSQTGAFAIDGSLTLDAQGDPDAVFIFRAETLNTARVSNISLIRGAKTENVFWQIGHSARLGVYSTFRGTLLVDDWAAVDFGANVIGRVFAFVHSVTITGTENTSVFTRIGLPDEPPTITTLTSQPNPSVVGQPVTFTATVQPVTGTLVPQGEVLLKRRSVVLGATFLDASGHATFVVSNLARGQHRIVAVYLGGDTFQNEDPVHHAGSKSETVFQIVLTA
- a CDS encoding GtrA family protein, producing MVDLKSRTKRGEETSFGWRALIAALGAHRITYLLAGAMTAVVYYVLLGLALLAAEHSAPYLVLVVASHFVTVVLVYPVYRIVVFRVSGESWLSGYLRFYAVGLSFLGASLVGLPILVEIAGMPLMLAQGVIILASPSLSYLIHRTWTFRDRRNV
- a CDS encoding DUF4082 domain-containing protein translates to MAAGALVVAAPGGALAAQPVDLGDAEPFAVLAATSVTNTNLTTVTGNLGISPGSTLTGFPPGVVNGTRHLGNATSAAAITDAEAVDTELDGRATTATIPPQLGGTTRGPGVYQSTSGSFSLNGTLTLDAQGDPDAVFVFRGSTLTVAQVGNVTLARGAQPDNIFWQTSGNASVGMWATFRGTVLAQGSIAVAWGADVDGRLFSLASSINITGTDGTPHTRISLPDDPPTTTTLTSSPDPSWKGDPVTLTATVEPVSGNVVPFGEVVFKDGSTVLGSAFHSSDGPAVFTTTTLPGGQRDLTAVYLGGDTFDNEALIHFAPSTSPEVSHFVEDSLWNRQATPAVVAQPDGQPVTLGVKFRSAAKGTISGVRFYKSPQNTGTHVGSLWSSGGDLLATATFADETASGWQEVIFSTPVEISANTTYVASYHTNTGRYSINRPGFGGPVTNGPLTAPSSGAAGGNGVYTYGATNAFPAETYQATNYWVDVVFQPSDSLWNKAATPAELSNPDNQPITVGAKFEASTGGEVYGIRFFKGPLNTGTHVASLWSATGELLASTPFVHETATGWQEVNFPTPVTITANTTYIAAYHTTSGSYSTTRPYFTSAYVNSPLTAPAHSASGGNGVYSYGASSTFPTSSYQATNYWVDVMFRP
- the rfbB gene encoding dTDP-glucose 4,6-dehydratase, whose product is MKILVTGGAGFIGSHYVRSLLLGAYPGYEDASVTVLDKLTYAGNLANLAPVAGHPRYTFRRGDITDAALLSELVPRFDVVVNFAAETHVDRSITGAGDFVTTNVLGAQRLLQAALDAGTGTVVHVSTDEVYGSIAEGSWTEEEPLLPNSPYSAAKAGADLLCRAYHRTYGLDVRVTRCSNNYGPHQYPEKLIPLFVTNLIDRRPVPLYGDGRNVRDWLHVDDHCRGVQLVLDKGSPGEVYNIGGGTELTNRELTGMLLEAFGLGWDMVRQVPDRLGHDLRYSVDCGKLRGLGYEPRTGFERGLAEVIRWYADNEPWWRPLKERSA
- the rffA gene encoding dTDP-4-amino-4,6-dideoxygalactose transaminase encodes the protein MHATGVTAVPFNRTHISDNELDYLEEAVRGRSTCGDGPFTRRATTLLREITGARQALLTTSCTHALEMSAILLDLRPGDEVIMPSFTFMSTANAFALRGAVPVFVDCRPDTLNLDERLVEAAITDRTRAIVVVHYAGVACAMDAIGELAHRYGVAVVEDNAHGLGGRYGDRPLGSFGCLATQSFHETKNIQCGEAGALLVNDPALVERAEVVREKGTDRSRFFRGQVDKYRWIDIGSSYLPSDVLAAQLTAQLESFGRIQERRHAVWAAYHDRLADWATAGGIAQPAVPDGCAHPAHLYYLLLPDLDNRQAFIGHLARRGVQAAFHYQPLHSSPAGIRYGRTAPGGCPVTEQVADRLVRLPLFADLDEAGLTQVIDAVRSYEVN
- a CDS encoding glucose-1-phosphate thymidylyltransferase, which gives rise to MKALVLAGGKGTRLRPLTHTSAKQLVPVANKPVLYYGLEALRDAGITSVGIITGDTGQEVREAVGDGSRFGLEVEYIPQEAPLGLAHCVLIAREFLGDEPFVMYLGDNFLVGGIRDLVESYQAAGHDAQILLTRVAEPQFYGVAELGPSGEIVGLEEKPEHPRSDLAIVGVYIFSPAIHEAVRAISPSARGELEITDAIGWLIERGHHVHSHLVSGYWKDTGRLQDMLECNRIVLEQVEPEVHGTVDGLSEITGRVVVERGAVVENSVLRGPIVVGANAKIVSSYIGPFTSIGPDCVVADAEIEYSIVLDGSSVVGVSRIGHSLIGRNVEVSGTTGAPNTHQLMVGDHSKIKVQA
- a CDS encoding GNAT family N-acetyltransferase, whose product is MAWHDVMEAPALRAQPSPLESARFGRSVERLTVSAGAGASFDAVREAVLGSAAEVVVLRYPAERIDWFAGLTGLGRTALFADSLVYWRLPAGRGRAPDPSPGLVPAPTADTAAVERLVADIFAAYGSHYLANPLFDADAALAGYQEWALRSAAEGRCLTLRDGGPGGSRLLALATLEEAATRTEILLAGVVSDCQGRGLYAHLLKAVEDRTLARGATEVVISTQGHNTRVQRAWARYGFEPVQTLLTAHLVRSSLLPERE
- a CDS encoding glycosyltransferase family 2 protein codes for the protein MSVTGEHWMIGGSMSVSVVIPCYRSARTLPTLVSRIVSTLRQANVRHEILLVVDGSPDDTWETAARLARGIEAVRALHLSRNYGQHNALVAGIREAAHDVVVTLDDDLQHPPEQIPRLLAALEGDRLDLVYGVSDEEEHGFLRSLASRSVKAGMAGALGVRAAQDISAFRAFRTRLRDGFEGLSGPHASIDVALSWATARVGSVRVHMNQREHGRSNYTARKLIRHAVNMLVGYSTAPLRAASYLGFLAGVVGLLLGAGVLWRFATGDTTVAGFTTIASMVALFSSAQLIAIGVLGEYVGRIHGSGMGRPTYVVRDRVGPSLGTDPCPDGPVIPVQAGASSGPGEP